The genomic region CATAAATTAACTCCGTAGAGCAAACATAATTTCCGCAGGCCGTCCAAATCAAACGAGCGCTACACAACAAGATCGAGGAAACTTAATCATGGTGTCTCCACCGCGAGAAACTCGAAGCAGTGGAGAAAAGCTTTATATGAACGACAAAAGCAAAGCACCAAACTCGAAAAATATCCTCGATAAGACCATTCTAAAGTTAGGCGCCATGCTTTAGAATATTCACACCGCAGTCGTTTCAGGCCTACTTTTCATGGCCGTATGCTCGTATTTGACGGGCAGATTTAACGGTCAAATCTGGGGGATCCTactaataaatttcattttttattgaatataGAATGGTATTTTGAATTTGAGACATACACGCAGCTGTTGATAAAATTGATGCCCAGGCCAGCAGTGCTTGGAAAAGATGAATCAACGAAGCGGGGGCTAAATTGGAGAGAGGGCGTAGAATAGTATATTGTTACGATTTAATGCCATTTTGATCGCTAATtagttggtggatggtttttcaAAATGAAGGTATTTCCGCGTAACTTCCTGTTTTTCCTTATTTTTCAACCTTGCGACCTAATGCTTCTGCATGGCCTATTAGAAGACCAAATTTTGCTTGTCAAATGGAAGCTCCTGGTTACCTTTCTGTACAGCGTAGTACGGATTGTTTCATGGATCGGTTAGACAGACAAAATTCGGAAACAACTCTTCTCAGGTAGGTCACGATTCACGAGATATacagtttgtttttgttttttgattttcttGACTGGATGTGTTTTGAACTCGCGATTACCCCTTGACGGTTATATTTTCCACCGAGAGTTTAGGCGCACTCTGTTTTCGCGGGTGATGGGCTATCTGTGTGAGAGATATATGATCTCGTGGGATTCGAACTTCTGACCAATTGATGTCAATTCAGTTTTGTTTTGGACGAAGAGGGAACTGCTGTTGATACTTGTTGCGTGCATCGTGTTACTGATATTTTGCTACTTGGCTTTCTGCTTTAATAGGCGTTTGTTGAGGTTGTTGCCACGGTTTTGGCAGATAATGACTGACACGTTAGGCGGAGGGCCAGTTAAGAGTTCCATACAGATGGCAAGCGCACCGGAATTACCCCATACAAATGGACATGCGCCTCAATTTGAAGTAAGTACTTCTTCAATTTATGTTTTTTTACGTTTGTAAAACAGTTGAGAGCAGAAAATACTTGCCTGTCCTTAATGATTTAAGCAGACAGATTTAGGCATAACGATTATAGGTTTAGTTTTGATCCTTCTGGTGTTGAATTTGCGTAATTgtgttttaagttttaaatttagtGATGTTATGGGTTTCGCTGCGAGAATTTTGAGCGATTTCGATATGTATGTGTGTTAAATTCTGTTCATTGTGACAGTTTGGTTTTAAATTTTGGGATCTTCTGATTTGTCTGTTATCTTTAATTATTGCCTTTGGGGTGTTAGTCTTAGGGACGGATAATATGTCACATACACCAAATTTTGCTTTTGTGTTTAAGACCTTATGTTTATTCTTGATTGAATAATCGTAAGGTTCTGCTTATCAATTATAACGTTGAGAGATGTGTCTGGCTCTGGGCAAAGATGAGTTTGGTATCCAGGTGGATATGTCGATAACTTATAGTACTTGAGTTGTTTTTTTAGCATTTCCATATTTTGTGTGGTTAAGCTTTGCAGATCATCAATTTTTGTCAGTTGTGGATCTTAGTATAATCTGTTCTCAACATTCCTTTGATTCAGGAAGCTGGTCTGTAGTTCTGACTGAAATTTATTCATTGCATCTTCCTATTAATGTGTTGCATTGTATAGAATAGTAATAATGCTATCAAAATGTCCTTTTTCACCTTTTGCCAATATGTTTTGAATTCATTTTTTCCATTTCTCAAGTAAGCTTTATGCTTTTGACGTGCTTATGAAAATAATTTATGCTTGAATGCTTGTAAACTTGAAGGATCTTCTTTGAACAATTTTATTCTCTGTTGCAGCAGCAACTCGACCTTTTTTTACATTGATTTGAAATTTTATCGTGGTTTCTCCAGATGGGTCGTATGGCATATGACGAAAGTGGATGTGAGGAAGAAAGGCTTATGGATAATGTTGCCACCAAAGCTCATAAGTCGATCCCTACGACAGACCGGACACTGGATGATGTACACAAGTATTGGAATTTCAAACTACTAAGATGTCATCTATGGAGAAGCATAGTTGTGATTTTCTTCCAGAATAAAACCAATTTGCTGTTTCCTTTCGGTCCTGCTGCTGCCATTGCAGCTTCGTGGAATATGAAACATGTAATACAAGTTATAACTCACATGCGTACTTGTTTTTTAAGTCTCCGATGGCCTTGCTTTCCAAGGTTTCTGTCCTAGTGTAACTAATAATAATAAAAGATCTTCAGTTGCTTTTGTACATGTATCTTTTCTAACTGTGGTCGAGGGGACATGAAAAATAAAGGCCTGTTAAATACTATCTTGAGAATACAAGATAAGAAAGCATTTCTTGTCTTTCACGTGCTTATGTTCTTTTTCATGGTCTTAATCTATACCATCAAGTTAATATTTGTTAGCATTGCAGGGTTGGGTATTCCTTTTCAGCCTTTTGGGTATAACACCTTTGGCAGAACGACTCGGGTTTCTGACAGAGTAAGTGCCGGCGTCCTTTTTCCTAAAAAGGAAAACCAGTCTTTTTTCATAATTCgttaatcttcttctttttctttttttttcataattcgttaatcttattacatacaaaaatgGAAATAATTGGGATAGCATAGCCTGATCTTTTCGTAACACTTCTGTAATGCAGGCAGTTAACATTTTATACTGGTTCTACAGGTATGCTattcttttgattcctctttccaGTGTTAAATGTTAGACAAAGATTCTCCGGGGTATCTGATTTTTCAAACCGTCTTTGATGCTCTAACTTCTACTTATTGACAGTCTGTAAACAATTCAACTCATTTAGAGTATCAGAAATTCTTGTTTGATAGCCGTTAGTATCTCTTATTTACAAATATCTGATTAACCTGCCTAAACAACATATAGTGGATATTAAGCCTAATTTCATTTCTCGCACTATGCATCAATGTGGTCCATGCTTTCTTTTAGAATTTTTGTTTATCTTGGTTGTATGTTTTCTTCTTAGCATACCGTTCTGTTACTCCATTGTATCCTCCTCCATTTCCTTTTGCCATTTCTTGCAGGAAGGTTCCAGTATTGATGATTATTCATATGCCACTTCTTTCAATTTCTGttatattatttttgtaaatatcTGGGCAATAGATATTATGATACTGGCTAGTTTACTAATATGTGAGAAGTGTTAGGTGACGTAGGTTCTATGTTTTTTGTCTTTGCAGTTGGAGGGCTTTTGAATGCCACTTTTGGAAATGCCACTGAGATGATCATTTCTATATATGCACTAAAACATGGGATGATTCGTGTTGTACAACAATCATTGCTCGGTTCCATACTTTCAAATATGTTACTTGTGCTTGGTTGTGCCTTTTTTACTGGTGGCATCGTTCACAATAGAAAAGATCAGACCTTTTGTAAGGTACATTCTGTTCTCATATGTTTATTTATGATGCGTGTATTTGATTAGGGTGGTATTTTTGCAGATTTAGCAGTTCATTTGCACTTTTAGTTAGAAACTGTTGGAATGGTTGCCGTGTTTTCTACAGGGGGCTGCTGCTGTTAACTCAGGATTATTGTTGATGGCTGTTATGGGACTACTTTTCCCAGCAGTTCTCCACTCTACACACACAGAGCTCCATGCTGGACGATCAGAGTTAGCACTTTCAAGGTTTACCAGCTGCATCATGCTCATTGCATATGCAGTCTATCTATTCTTCCAATTGAAGAGTCATCGAGATCTGTATGAATGCTGTAATGAGGTTCGATCTAGTGTTTTACTGCTATAAAATGGAATATTTTTTTTCCAGTTTTGCTCTTGTGCTTTGCTTTTTTCATGTCTTCCATTGTTCTTGCTCCCAATCTTAGCCATACAACTAAAGTCTACAAGTACAGTTTAATATTCTATAATTTTTATCACTGATTGTCAAAATGCGAATTAAGAGTGATTTTGTGATGTTGGTGAGACGACAGAATTTTTCTTCTTATGTTTGTATAAAATCAAAGAACCTATGAGCTTCTTGTGGCCTAGCTAACCGCTTCTAAGGTATGGGAGAATACAAAAGTTCACTAAAATTCAGCATCTAAGTTGCACTTGGGGGGTGGTGGGCGGGGGGACGTGGTGTGAAGTTGAACATAGCATTTATCTAACTAGTTTCATATTTGGTCCATTTAtttaaaactacggttttttttttgccgagtccttgccgagtctttcgcgagtctttcacgagtccgagtccgagtccaaatttttggtttgctgaGTCCGAGTTTTTAAACTTTGGTTTTCGTCATGCTATCTTGTACCAAAATAGCATTTCCTTTGCTCGTCTCTTGTGGGCAAGGTTGTTTTGGTTGTAGGTGATCCTTGGGGTAGTGTGGGTTTGATCAGCAACTCTTACACTCAAGATGTTAGAAGCTCAAATGGTCATCACAAAAAAATGTTTAGAAGCTCAAATGATCATCACAAAAAAAGGAAAATTCAAAGCTAGAAATGTGGAATGTCAAAAGTCACTTTTGATGAAATTTGTCATTTATGCAACTGctgttttggtttgtatttatttaattcgtTCATTTATTTACACTTGCATACTTAAGCTTACTTATGTCATTTATTGGTGGTGTGAAGTTGAATATAGTATTTATCTAACTAGTTTCATATTTGATCCATTTATTTACACATACATACTTAAGCTTACTTATGTCATTGATTTTTTTGGGTCTCAAACACTTTGTCATGATCTTAATATGTCCTAGGTTTTCATCTCTTTCTTTATGACAAGGTTTTCATCATGCTATCTTGTACCAAAATAGCATTTCCTTTGCTCGTCTCTTGTGGGGAAGGTTGTTTTGGTTGTAGGTGATCCTTGGGGTAGTGTGGGGTTGATCAGCAACTTTTACATTAAAGATGTTTAGAAGCTCAAATGATCATCACAAAAAATCTAAAGCTAGAAATGTGGAATGCCAAAAGTCACTTTTGATGAAATTTGTCATTTATGTAACTGCTGTTTTTTTTAGCTGCATAGAAGACATTTATTTTGCCACATGAGACGAAGTTGAACATAGTATTTATCTAACTAGTTTCATATTCGGTCCATTTATTTACGCATACATACTTAAGCTTACTTATGTCATTTATTTTTTTGGGTCTCAAACACTTCTTTATGATCTTAATGTGTCCTAGGGTTTCATCTCTTTCTTTATAAGAAGGTTTTCATTATGCTATCCTGTACCAAAATAGCATTTCCTTTGCTTGTCTCTTGTGGGGAAGGTTGTTTTGGTTGGAGGTGATGCTTGGGCTAGTGTGGGGTTGATCAGCAACTCATACACTCAAGATGTTTAGAAGCTCAAATGATCATCACAAAAAAATGTGTAGAAGCTCAAATGATCATCACAAAAAAAGGAAAATGTAAAGCTAGAAATGTGGAATGCCAAAAGTCACTTTTGATGAAATTTGTCATTTATGCAACTGCTGTTTTGTTTTAGCTGCATATAAGACATTTATTTTGCCACATGAGATGATTACTTAAGTGCAGACTATGCAGCCCTTTTTTCTCTGCATCGTTGTCTCTGCTTTTGCTTCCTCTGGGCCTTTGCTCCTGCTCACCATATGTGCGTTTtctttttctgaaaacacaaacacacacatctggcattatttttgtgtgtgtgtgtgcctgcGTATGCATACATGCAtggatgtatgcatgcatgcatgcatgcatgtatcgTATATATCCATGCATCTGTAATTAGGAAAAGGTCAAATAACTATAACTTCACAATGAACAAAAATTAGAATAAGATTATGAGTATCCATTCAATGAATTTCCTCAAATAGTTCACATCTTCAACGTACTTCCTCAATCGCATATGCCATTGTCAAAAAATAAGGCGAATCATGTATAAATTTTTACACATTATGCAACTTTCTTCACAAACTCTTAATGCTTCAAGAGAACCTGACCTTATTTGATCATAGGTTAGCGATCTAAATGGACAATGAAGGGACTGGATTGATTTAACATCTATTGGTACATCTCCACTAAACAAATATTTTACAAAGGGTTTATTTGACATGGTGTTTCTTACTTATTTTCAAAATGGAGATTCAAATTGGTTGAAGGCACAAAGCAAGCAAGTTCACTTATAAATAGAAAATATCTACTAAAATATCATGATCAATGATTTGGTGAGCAAGCTCAATTTAAGTACTTCATTTTTAAAACTATCACACAGAGTGCAATCATCTTGGGTTGTTTTCATTAAAACAATAATGGAATATATACCTATTAAAATTGATGAATCATGAGAATATGCAGACAACTTCTAGCCTAATGATTGCATGCTAAGATATGGATCTACATTTTGGGATTTGCCTCCTTTTGCCTTAGCACATTTTGGTTTTGAGTCAGGGAATTAGAGTTAGGCCAACTCTTTTTGGGGTATTGGAGTTGGGCCAATTCTGATATTGGTCTCTCAAGGAATTAGAGTTAGGCTATCTTTGATACTGATTCTTTAGGTTATCAAAATTAGGCCAAACTTCAATTCCACTTTCTTGGGGTATTGAAGTGTATCAGAGTTAGGCTAGTCTTGTGGGGTATGCTACCGGTCTGATAGGGCCTAGAGATACACACACGCATCTTAGGAATTAGTGTTTGTGTGGGTCTATTATCCAGAATGTTATATAAGttaatattaagttgttgagaaacaacttaatattatattgagtgtgtagttgtgtGTGAGAATAATAATGTGAGTTGTTAATACAACTCACATAGAGATCTAAGAGCGTTTGTAGGGATTTGAGTTGTTAAAAGTTAAAACAACTCATATTTCGGGAGTTGTTATAGGAAGTTTTTATAATATAGGATATACACATCCTATAAATATGTAATGTTATTTATAATGTTTATAGAATGAAAGTGAAGTAGAATAGAAGCacaaattattttgtattttttttttttgcagcttCTTTTTAGACCCTACCCGAATTCTCAATATAGTATCATAGCATGTAATATTACCATGGCTGTGAAATTCTGAAAGCAAAGGAATTCAACGAGTGGACAACCGGAAGGAATTCAACTAGTTTAGAGGAGGAGATTGTTTGACATGAAGAGAAATATAGATGAAAAAATATTCCTTGCGTAGCCTTCTTCCATCGTTGTACGATGATTTTATTTGAAAGGTTTGATGAGTTTTATTCACTGTAGACAACATTTTCTCCATTCGTTTTTGCTCTATAGTATATGCCAATCATGCCCAGAAGGATAGACAAGTTTCCAGCAGCAAATAAATTTGCTTATTACGTGTTTGGGGGTGCAGATTAAAGTGTATATGTTGAAATGGCGTTTTTTAATCAGACTAACACAATTTCAGTTAAATTGCAACAACTTctcattttttaatgaaatttaaaaattcaaatttttatagaAAGCTGGTTGAACAAAACCAAAAATTATTGAAGATATTCATAGTATTTAATGAGCAGTTTGAAGCAGAAATTTGATTGATATTTGTTGGGTGTGAGAAGAAGCGTTTGATAGCTGCGTTCTTGATTTCTGGGCACTCGATCTCTCTACCAATCACTACTCTGGAACAATGCAAACTTGAACTGGCAACATTACAGGAAGAAAATGATAAAGCATCTATTAGTTATTTGTAGCTAACACATGACTATGTGGTGTTGAAAATAGCTGTGTGTTGTCTTGCCTGGaggaagttccttccctttgctgccttttctctctagttcctcggaacttcggaaccccgaggttccgaagttcctcccTTTCCTTTCCTCCTCCTCTTCAGTTCttcggaacttcggaacctcgaggttctgaagttcctttcctttcctttgccttcttcggaactccgaaaccccaaggttccgaagttcctttccttagcCTTTTTCCTTCCTcgtctcttcttttgttcctcgaaatccgaggttccgaagttcctttcctttgcTTCCCTTCCTCTTTCCCGAAACTCTGGAACCCCGTGGTTCCGAAGCTCCCTCCTTCCCCTTTTTCCATTtccttggaactccggaaccccgaggttctgaagttcctttcttGCCTTCTCTATAGTTCCTctgaactctggaaccccgaggtttcaaagttcttttctcttagtcTCCTTccccttccccggaactccggaaccccgaggttccgaggttgCAACTGTAAGTCTAgccattggcctttgaatgaattgaaatcatcattcttgccttacttcaacttatgaatgttgtgtatgtgttcttaccttcattataagtgtatgtttgtggctttctttcacatatatgctgtgttaatctatttctgggtgtgacttgtgggaaactttctcccctcttgacattcaatgaattctaacctccatacatgcattggggtcattcATACAACttaagtttgtgcatctcctgggtatttcaattgattctttgtgtcatttcaggtagggagagaaacaatctcttatcttggtgcatcacctcctttcattttaagcatttccctcttcccttttcctctgcaagctattaggataggcttaggagtaagttttgaagtgctgagttggttcaacacctgcacctggattggaaggaagccggccttctccgcaGACTCAACCCCCTTgctcaaggtcccacactttggggttgttcccatgtttcacgaggttgctgagttgatagctcaacaagggtgcaagcttttgtgacaaCAAGGAGTAAGTGTTTAGTTCTGATTGCATTTAGTATGTGAAATATTGAAAGGGGCTatatttttaagaaatattttcAAAAAGTTATGTAAGAAGTGAGCATCTAAGAGAAGATTTATCTTTGAGACTTTTAATCATAATGATATTTTTTATACACATCAAAGTAACTTTGTAAAGGATGCATTTTTGGTTGAATCCAACATCCTATTATCTCATGGATTTTACAAATATGATTGAAAGTCTTGTTTGTGCTTTCAGGGCAATCCATATTAAATCTATTTGAGATCCCAAAAGATCGGGTGAATAAAGTGTAACATATCATTTTGGAGGCACGAGGCAATGAAGGAAGGACATTCAATGTCCTCTCTTTAGACGCCAACAATGAGGCCACTTATCAGGCCACTTATCAGTTTTGGTGgcattttgttttctattgtttggTAGTGACAGTTTTCTATGTTTTTGGAGGTCGAgtgtgttgtgacattttcacacatcgccccaaggcaaatggggaccccctactttttaggccctcgcggtcttttggcttgcattttttggggtcttttcgcagcagtcttGTTAGTCTTTCTGCTTTGCAaatgtttgggggtcatattggttAAGTCTGCCTTttgtttgagcaaatttggctaagtcgagggccagttttgtcttgtttttgggtttataccttttgtcctagattttaggggtttctgttagggttttgaagaaactgaacatacaactggaatcaggacccttcaagggacctcccagtaaaatttgagccaaaatgaagcaactttctatttttagaaagtccctattttttagggattattCCGGGTCTCGGAATgtcatcattttgccaaaaatcaaacttactatttttagtaatttctatttttagtaagtttctatttatattaagtcattcctgcaccctgtctaggggtctaacgctgacattttgaatgtttctatttttggaaagtcagtacTGGCAAGGTCAGTCAGATAAGGCGACAAGGATCAGACGTTCACAAACATTTCTAATTCCGGTAAGTCAGACAACAGACAGAGAAAGCCAGAAATTGATCATGTGCTTAGAAGCctatgcctaaaatggaaagctcaaaAATTCGCCAAAATGAGGAaggcaaggacagatggaaaattccatgaatccatggcatagtggAAATTCCGCCTAGGTATGTAGTTGAGCGCCAAAATGAGGAaggcaaggacagatggaaaattccatgaatccatggcatagtggAAATTCCACCCAAGTATGCAGTTGCGCGCCAAAATGGGATTCCCAAGGACAGAAGGCAAATCCATGAATCCCTGGCACTggcaaaattccgcccaagtctggaattgggcgccaaaatgggattcccaaggacagaaggaaaatccatgaatccctgGCACTGGCAAAATTCTACCCGAGTCTGgaattgggcgccaaaatgggattcccaaggacagaaggaaaatccatgaatccctgGCACTGGCAAAATTCTGCCCAAGTCTGgaattgggcgccaaaatgggattCGCAAGGacaaaaggaaaatccatgaatccctggcactagcaaaattccgcccaagtctGGAGTCAGGCGCTGAAATGAAGATCCCAAGGAGAGGAGGAAAATCCGCGAATCCATGGACAGagcaaaaatgcgcccaagtctaGAGTCAAGCGTTGAATTGAAGATCCCAAGGACAggaggaaaaatccatgaatccatggacagagggaaaatgcgcccaagtctggagTCAGGCGCTGAAATGGAGAAGCCAAGGAGAGGTGGAAATATCTGCGAGTCCATGGACAAagcaaaaatgcgcccaagtctggagTCAGTTGCTGAAATGGAGAAGCCAAGGAGAGGTGGAAAAATCCGCGAGTCCATGGACAAagcaaaaatgcgcccaagtctggagTCAGGCGCTGAAATGAGATTCCCAAGGAGaagaaggaaaatccatgaatccttggcatggtgaaaatttcacccaagctaaaaaattgaaattttgcctaaggcatggaatccaaggagtcaaggaggaataaaaagcaaaattccccTCAGGCGATTTTTCGAATTTGCTATTTTTACACACCAGATCTCGACAAAgtatggaaaattttatagattcggaatcgggatgaaattccccatccaatgaacttggctcctaaattttaggagggtCCCCAAAAAATAGGCATGTTGAAAAGaggacatggacaattcacaaaacaatgaattccttcctcaggagGAATTTCTGCCCCAGCCTTGTGGAGGGCGCTAGAatgaagagtgcatggagaaacaGGCAAATTGCAAGAGTCCTTGACCAAGGCATTTTAGCACCCAAGTGAGAGAAGGAGCCCCAGATAGAGggatgcaaggaatccatggaatTGAAAGAATTCCCCACCAAGTGTAAAATGTTGCCTAGGAACACAAGAGTGCGCTAAAATGATCTTCTCATGGACAATGCACAaagagatgaattccttcatcagggaagaattgcacccaagaagaagaaattccaggaaaggtgtaaaattgactaagtgtttgaaatttcttccttcaggacatagtttTTGGAAATCATGGAAATTGGCTAAGGTATGAAGATTTTCCTTCctcagggtaaggaacaaatttctttccaaaggagaactcctccacaacaagaaatcacatccaaggatgaattgaagataaaatttctaaggcaaggaaggaatcagggatgaactgaacaagaaatttcccccacagggaaaaattttaaaaatccatttTCAGGGCTCAAATGACCTCTAAATTTAGAAACTTTTGAAGATATGGATACGTGAGAGAATTCTCTTCCTCCTggtcttgaaaccctaatttgtgcaaaattccttaaaaatagatgttgaaaaatcattgaaaatcttttccagagcaaggcaagttcaaaaactaaaataaaatacttCCAGAGTTAGAGATTCTCCCTCTTGAAGTTTTTCTCTCTCCAGGGTTTTTTCCACCAAGTGGCAGTCGAGTCAACAGACTTTGAATTAATGaaagcatctctttgcatgcagccgtcacatttatggcattatggcagattccttctgCATGCGGCCGTCATgttcaggagatgatggtgcatttatggcgtCATGGGCAATTTTTGCATGAGGgcacattcattgcatagtgggcactttttgaatgtaatggttaattaatgctttatgggcGCCATTTCTGGCaatattgtaattaattgtatatgggtatGATGGGCTATTAATtaccgattcccaccttgttgcgcCTTGAGTGGGAATCTTCTGGggtgaaccctaattagggtttgcatggctcgaggcctatataaaggggtgacaaaccccctcatttgtaaaggagggagctttgtatgaaattgttgcgataagttttgagataataacagtgaaacattgttctttgatggtgtccacttaaattattttttcaaagcttgcatggtttcaccttcctcacttagagtagaagtagtatagtgctttgatttcaatggagaatgtaatggtgtttgatgaatttccatggttcatactttttgcatcttgctgattgtaagttgcagtgtaaagttagtctgagccccccTAAAttcgtgctaagttcgattgtggatagtcgtttggattgcgccgttttgggtattcaaatgtactttctcgatttgaaaatcctctagcatccctagaagattgcaccggttcttgcggagttgtagttaaactcgacgaagcagagcttggtttatttggaatttgtccaccagagcactattcattgttatcactgcccgtaggagtagatttagatccttctaaccctttcccctttactttcagttcattttagtcctttCGAAGCAATAGCATtgcagaattgccatatccgatgatggagttccagccacaacaaagaggtgaaggaatgatgcaaacgtaaggtcccttggattaccagcaatcacatcagccaactgagtcacgtccacgcattgaaggaaccttggagtcgattgtttgaacttcttgcaatctta from Cryptomeria japonica chromosome 3, Sugi_1.0, whole genome shotgun sequence harbors:
- the LOC131054774 gene encoding vacuolar cation/proton exchanger 3 isoform X3, whose product is MTDTLGGGPVKSSIQMASAPELPHTNGHAPQFEMGRMAYDESGCEEERLMDNVATKAHKSIPTTDRTLDDVHKYWNFKLLRCHLWRSIVVIFFQNKTNLLFPFGPAAAIAASWNMKHGWVFLFSLLGITPLAERLGFLTEQLTFYTGSTVGGLLNATFGNATEMIISIYALKHGMIRVVQQSLLGSILSNMLLVLGCAFFTGGIVHNRKDQTFCKGAAAVNSGLLLMAVMGLLFPAVLHSTHTELHAGRSELALSRFTSCIMLIAYAVYLFFQLKSHRDLYECCNEGDDEGGSEEKDSPHLKFWEAIIWLAILTAFVSFLSDYLVNAIEGASKNWNMPVSFMSVILLPIVGNAAEHASAIMFAMKDKLDITLGVAIGSSTQISMFVIPFCVVVGWIMGRPMDLNFHVFETASLFITVIVVAFMLQDGTSNYFKGLMLILCYLIVAASFFVHIDSKGDDDSGDV
- the LOC131054774 gene encoding vacuolar cation/proton exchanger 3 isoform X2, which produces MEAPGYLSVQRSTDCFMDRLDRQNSETTLLRRLLRLLPRFWQIMTDTLGGGPVKSSIQMASAPELPHTNGHAPQFEMGRMAYDESGCEEERLMDNVATKAHKSIPTTDRTLDDVHKYWNFKLLRCHLWRSIVVIFFQNKTNLLFPFGPAAAIAASWNMKHGWVFLFSLLGITPLAERLGFLTEQLTFYTGSTVGGLLNATFGNATEMIISIYALKHGMIRVVQQSLLGSILSNMLLVLGCAFFTGGIVHNRKDQTFCKGAAAVNSGLLLMAVMGLLFPAVLHSTHTELHAGRSELALSRFTSCIMLIAYAVYLFFQLKSHRDLYECCNEGDDEGGSEEKDSPHLKFWEAIIWLAILTAFVSFLSDYLVNAIEGASKNWNMPVSFMSVILLPIVGNAAEHASAIMFAMKDKLDITLGVAIGSSTQISMFVIPFCVVVGWIMGRPMDLNFHVFETASLFITVIVVAFMLQDGTSNYFKGLMLILCYLIVAASFFVHIDSKDDDSGDV
- the LOC131054774 gene encoding vacuolar cation/proton exchanger 3 isoform X1, with the protein product MEAPGYLSVQRSTDCFMDRLDRQNSETTLLRRLLRLLPRFWQIMTDTLGGGPVKSSIQMASAPELPHTNGHAPQFEMGRMAYDESGCEEERLMDNVATKAHKSIPTTDRTLDDVHKYWNFKLLRCHLWRSIVVIFFQNKTNLLFPFGPAAAIAASWNMKHGWVFLFSLLGITPLAERLGFLTEQLTFYTGSTVGGLLNATFGNATEMIISIYALKHGMIRVVQQSLLGSILSNMLLVLGCAFFTGGIVHNRKDQTFCKGAAAVNSGLLLMAVMGLLFPAVLHSTHTELHAGRSELALSRFTSCIMLIAYAVYLFFQLKSHRDLYECCNEGDDEGGSEEKDSPHLKFWEAIIWLAILTAFVSFLSDYLVNAIEGASKNWNMPVSFMSVILLPIVGNAAEHASAIMFAMKDKLDITLGVAIGSSTQISMFVIPFCVVVGWIMGRPMDLNFHVFETASLFITVIVVAFMLQDGTSNYFKGLMLILCYLIVAASFFVHIDSKGDDDSGDV
- the LOC131054774 gene encoding vacuolar cation/proton exchanger 3 isoform X4, which codes for MGRMAYDESGCEEERLMDNVATKAHKSIPTTDRTLDDVHKYWNFKLLRCHLWRSIVVIFFQNKTNLLFPFGPAAAIAASWNMKHGWVFLFSLLGITPLAERLGFLTEQLTFYTGSTVGGLLNATFGNATEMIISIYALKHGMIRVVQQSLLGSILSNMLLVLGCAFFTGGIVHNRKDQTFCKGAAAVNSGLLLMAVMGLLFPAVLHSTHTELHAGRSELALSRFTSCIMLIAYAVYLFFQLKSHRDLYECCNEGDDEGGSEEKDSPHLKFWEAIIWLAILTAFVSFLSDYLVNAIEGASKNWNMPVSFMSVILLPIVGNAAEHASAIMFAMKDKLDITLGVAIGSSTQISMFVIPFCVVVGWIMGRPMDLNFHVFETASLFITVIVVAFMLQDGTSNYFKGLMLILCYLIVAASFFVHIDSKGDDDSGDV